cgatcatacactccttcgaagcacatatatttgttcaacgaaatcttcagctaacaccatGTCCATCACTAGGATGAACATAATATGGACTGGTTTGATCAAGTTGTAGATTAATGGATGGATCATTTTGTGGTGGTTCCATTGATGAAGAAATTTGAGTAGAGAATCagagaaagaagatgaaaatgatgaGAGGTTGGATCGAAATGGCAAATAATACCATGTTAGAGTATTGAAGAATGCatgaagaatattgaagaatGTATGGAGAAGATGAAATAGAAAAATGAAACTACATAGAAACAGAAAATGGAGAAGCTGCAATTGTATTGATTGAACTCAAAGTATCAAAGAGACTACAACCAACTATATATACAAGCTATATAACCAACTAACAAAATGATTACTAAAAATAGAAAACTCTAATTAACTGtaacaaaattttaaaactaaAGTTTCTCAAATTGTCAAGTTTGTTGATTACTTGATTCATGCTTTCTAAGACCCTTCCTCAAGCTCAAGTTTCATGCTTTCTAATAATGTGAGCTTAAAATTTTAGCCTACCTCACAAAAAGTACGAACAAAACAAACATGCTCGACGAGTCGGTCCTATTTTACCACTCTTAATCATAAACGTAAGATGTTTTGAGATGTTTGACTTTCATTTTAACTATCTATAAAGTAATACAAAAGACTAATTGTAACGAATTGAGAATGTAAAAcaattaatttctttttaaatttatctttttcatgtttttaaaagtctggcctggcctgaaagcctatttaaaaagcctttatttcattaaagtttttaatttatccatattacttaagaagccttataggtcggcctatatatgcatatataagtagacctatttagcctttgttatatatatatatatatatatatatatatatatatatatatatatatatatatatatatatatatatatatatatatatatatatatatatatatggtagtctatttagcctttttttctaatatatatgtctacatgaaccaacttatttagcatatttctaatatatatatgaaaatataggctggcctataaggcttcataggctttattaatagcctaagcctgacctatttaataaaataggcttttaaaaaagcctaagccttgcctttttattaaataggcctggcctaggcctatgtaggctgggccgtaggcccctgtaggccggcctggtcTATTCCCACCCCTGATTGTAaccaaaaagagaaaagaaaggggATAGATAGATGACAAAACTCAATTGAAAAACCTAACCTAATTTAGAGGAATCAAATAGCTTAATTGTCTTCTAACCCCCggcaagagaaagagaaagagacaaACACCTCTTCGGAGATCTCAAAGGTTTTTTCTCTTCCTCCTTTTCATCTTCAACCAACCCTCGTTTTCTCCGAACACCAAACTCTCTCTCTTATTTACCCCCCTTTCACTTTCTTCACACCCCCCAATCAAGCTCCAATTTTTATGGCTACCCTTTACTCAACTCACTGTCGTTCTTTCCCTTCCTCTTCCTCCACCTCTTTCCCTCCTTCCAACCGCTTTCCCGCCGCCACTGTTTCTCTCAAACCTCATCCCCATTTGGTTCAGCACCTCTCAGTTCATACCCAACAACATGACGGTTAGTTAGTCTCTTTCCCTTTTTCACTAGTGTTTTCTATTacccttttgtttattttatctaaattttcaatttttacttCTTTTGTAGCATAGTATATTGACATGAAATTTTGTAGTATAGTGATAGAATTGATTGAAGATGAATGTTTATATTgtcttatttataagaaaatgtttattttttagattcattgaataatcgaTGTATGTGGTCTATATATTGTTCATGTACATTGGTCTTATACATAGGACTAGAGGGAGTATTTTGTTGAAATTTCTTTGGTTTTAGTATGGTGATGGTGTATGAATGTAGGTGCAGCGACTGTAACTCCGGTTGAAAGCAACCATAGTGGCAAGCGACTGAGACCGGAAGTATTGCCGGTTATATCCTTGAAGGAGTCTGAAGTTgaggttgattttgaaaaggatgAAAGTGAGGTTACTGTTAGTATAACTGTTGTTGGAGCTTCTGGAGACCTTGCCAAGAAGAAGATATTTCCGGCGCTCTTTGCGCTTTACTATGAGGGGTTTCTCCCTAAGGTTGGATATTGATAGATAgttgtgttttatttgtatattttgatTGGTTATGTGGTTGGGTTGGAATTGAGTTATTGCTTTACTTTATGGCAGCACTTCACTGTTTGTGGTTATGCTCGAAGTAAGATGACTGACGCAGAATTGAGAACTATGGTTAGCAAGACTCTTACATGTAGAATTGATCAAAGGTATATATATTTTCTACATGTTCTCTTTGGTTTCAGTCTTATATAGTGTAGTGTACGGTAGTGTCGTTAAATAGCGACTATGGTGATGATATAACATAGTGGAATTTGAATGCATCACTATTGTTCCACAATATGCTATTTAGTACAAAATACTTCGGCTATAGCATTGCTACATGGCAAAATTTcaataaaccattattttctacAATTCGCGATTGATATCACCAGCGTTTGCACGTGTAGTTTTTAGATAAAAGTGatttctttatattttcttgGGGGCATGGTTTGATTATAGCTTTGGACTTGTCATTATAAGGGTGAAGTTGATGCCTTTTTATTGCTAATGACACAAAATTCACAATTCTATGGTTATTTAAGTTTCCTATGTGTTATGCTTTGGAGACATTTTTGATGTTAGTTTATGATGTGGAGTTTCAGAGAGAACTGCAATGAAAAGATGGAACAATTTCTTAAAAGATGTTTCTATCATTCGGGTCAATATGATTCTCAGGAAAATTTTGCAGCACTAGACAAGAAGCTGAAGGAACACGAGGTAATTGGACAAAAGAATATGATAAACTAAATCTATATTAACTCAATATGGTTCCGATGtcgttggaactttgaatttaatGAGAATCCGTTTGAATTCAAAAACTACTTTTGTAGGGTGGGAGAGCTTCTAATCGCCTGTTTTATCTTTCAATTCCTCCTAATATATTCGTAGATGCTGTAAAGTGCGCAAGTTTGTCAGCTTCTTCTGGTAATGGTGGCTGGACCAGAGTCATTGTTGAAAAGCCTTTTGGCCGTGATTCAGAATCCTCAGCTGCTTTAACAAAATCGCTCAAGCAGTATCTGACCGAGGATCAAATTTTCAGGTTTTCTAACTTAACTATATCCCTGTTTCTATCATATAAGGGATTATgtataagctatttctataaATGATTATGTATAAGCTATTTCCAGGCTGTTTTCATAAGTTATCCTGGAGAACTATAAAAGTAAATTGAAAACAACTTATGGACTTATCATAAGTTGTTTCCCTATACTCTTTCAATAGTCTCACAAGTGCTTATGTCGGTAGATAAATTCAAATAAGTCAATCCAACCAGGCTCTAATTTGCAAATTTTAAGGATTGTTAAGTGTTTAATTTGACATTGAAAAATCTTATGCAGAATTGATCACTATCTTGGGAAAGAGCTTGTGGAAAATCTTTCTGTTCTCCGATTCTCAAATCTAATTTTCGAACCATTATGGTCAAGGCAATACATAAGAAATGTACAATTGATATTCTCAGAAGATTTTGGTACCGAAGGACGTGGCGGGTAACCTTTCCTCCTTTGCAACTTTTACACTTTTTTCTGATCTTAATACAGTGATTCTCATATATTTTCCTATTTGTACCATGTGTAGGTACTTTGACAATTACGGTATAATTAGAGATATTATGCAGAATCATCTACTTCAAATACTAGCCCTCTTTGCAATGGAAACCCCTGTTAGTTTGGATGCAGAAGACATTAGAAATGAAAAGGTCTCGTATTGTTATCCACTTGAGCTATGCATCGGGGACTCATGGTCtctgtagcaccgacacctctaaAAAAAGACATGTCTGTGTCCGTATTGGATACCAACACTTGTGATTAcgttcaatttatttttttatttttaattactatCGGTGTCTGGTGTCCATATGATGTCTGGGTCCGTGCCTTATATTCAAATCTTTCAAATAATTGTAATTTCTCATCACTTTGAATTGCTTGATGGATCTCAGGTCAAGGTTCTACGCTCAATGAGACCGATTAAACTTGAGGATGTAGTTTTAGGCCAATATAAGAACCACACAAGAGGAGGTGTTGCATATCCAGCCTATGTTGATGACAAAACTGTACCAAAGGGAAGTTTAACACCAACTTTTGCCGCAGCTGCCCTCTTCATAGATAATGCAAGATGGGACGGGGTTCCTTTTTTGATGAAGGCCGGGAAAGCGTTGCATAGCAAGAGGTAAGTGAAGGAATAAGTTTGGCACAATATCGTCAATTCTAGATTGCAGAAAATAGCAGTTTGCTAATTCTGCTACACTACATTGCTAAAGCGCTGATAGTCACTATTTGACAATACTTTGTACTAAATAGCGTATCGTGGAATAAAAGCGATTTCTCAAATAATGCTACACCATAGTGTTATAGTGTTGCAATCGCCGCCATttgacaagattggttttgtATTTCCGTGTTGTTTAATGCTTCCTTTTTATTAAACTTCTATGTCATTTTGGATTCAGAGCTGAGATAAGAGTACAGTTCAGGCGCGTCCCGGGCAATCTGTACAATCGAAATTTCGGGGCAGATCTTGATCGGGCCACAAATGAACTTGTTATAAGAGTTCAGCCCGATGAAGCTATCTATTTGAAAATCAACAACAAAGTACCAGGACTAGGAATGAAGTTGGACCGCAGTCATTTGAATCTTCACTATGCAGCAAGGTATAAATCTCTTGACCCaaaaaaatcaactttattaTCGGTGTCGACGTGTCCATGTCTAAGTCCGTGCTTCATAGAATTTGACACTTTCTAAGAAATTTTAGGCTGATAATATTTTGATGCTTATTTCAGATACTCGAAGGAAATACCAGATGCTTACGAGAGGCTACTTCTCGACGCAATTGAAGGAGAAAGAAGACTCTTTATACGCAGTGATGAACTCGACGCTGCTTGGTCACTCTTTACGCCCGTGCTGAACGAGATAGAAGATAAAAAGATAACTCCAGAATACTATCCTTATGGTAGTCGTGGTCCTGTTTGCGCTCACTATCTTGCAGCCAGATACAACGTACGATGGGGCGATCTCGGTTTAGATGTAGAACAATAATACGGAACAGTTTGTCGCGATTGTTATCGGCCTCCGATGTTAGCTAACACGCCTGTTGATTTGCGGTTTCTTGCCGGGTgcggttttattttttattttgaataatacaCTTGTATGGTAGGAAGGAATGCATGAAAAGATGTAAAGTAATAAGGCATTAAAGTGAAGAATAGGGTAATGGAGCATTGAGatttttcatttgtttatttttggTTAGGTGGAAGGGattgggatatggtaaatgcttCATGTAGTTTTCATTTGAATGTATTTTGATTGAGGGGAATGATAAGTTTAGGCATTGAATATGCAGGTTTGGGCAATTTGgtctttaaaattaattgaaaatcttTGATCATGTTATAGTATGTAAAATTGTCTCAAGAGACTATTGTGATAGAATATTTCCAATTTTAAGGATCATGCTTTTTATAAAATATACTAATGTTCATTTTTATCATATTCTTTATTATttgctattattattttttaatttatacaaaagtttaaaatttgtgataacatttatttatatttatgtattgtTGTAAATAAGTTGtagatatttttaaataaactatattattaaaaaatcataaaaaattattatggcttttgattttttatattattataaaaggtAAACTAGAATAGTACAAGAgtaggtttaagatgattaaattaaTTCGTAGTAGAAACTTATGGAGATTTTAACTTGCCACCTCCTCATTTATATCCAGCActcacatatatttttttaagggttaaatggctttcaccccTCGCAATaatagcgagattcggtttaccccttttaaaaaaaatttgcattaccccctataatattaaaattgtaaatcttttgccccctaagagggaaaattaccccctgtaaaatatatttttgattttcccCCTGatttttacacgtttagggggtgcccaaatattacagggataatccaatttttttttaaaaggggggtaaaccgaatctcgctactattgcaggggtgaaagccatttaaccctTTTTTTAATGACAAAAATGCATTTGTTATTCTTTACTAAAAAGAaattacatttatgaaaaatccgGTCTTAAAAAAATATCGCCCTTTTATTGGGATAACAAAATTTTCGGTGAAGAAATACCGGTAATTTTGGAAATTTCGGTATTTATCTGGAAAAAGCCAAAATCATACTTGAAAATTTCGAAATTTCTGCTGAACTGGTATATCGGAATTTGGCCTACTTTCCAAATTTCTGGTAGTGTTGCATAATAATGCTTTATTTGTGTGATCCTAAACCGTCAATGTCTTCTACAGATCTGTACAGATTTTATGCAAATTTTCACCACTGACGCTATATATTTTCTATGTTACAGTTTCAAATTTTTAGAGTTTTTCCGTCACTGTAATATTGATAATTTACTCTTTATATGTTGTAAATGACAAATATTTCAGTCCCGATCTGAAGTATTAACATGGTTGGAAGGTGAATGTCATGGGTCAATGGAACAACATGTATTCAAATAGAGAAACCGAGTTTGTCGAACACTTGAAGCACTTTGGGGCTGTTTGTGCTGATATTCCTTTATTTGTTAAGTATGTGAGTGAAACATGGTTGACATGTTATAAAGAAAGGTTTGTTGGTGTTTGGACTAACTGAGTCACTCATTTAGGGAACACAACAACAAACAAGTACACATACGTCAGTTTGATGTTATTGCATTACTAAACATAATTtaacatatattt
Above is a window of Vicia villosa cultivar HV-30 ecotype Madison, WI unplaced genomic scaffold, Vvil1.0 ctg.000538F_1_1, whole genome shotgun sequence DNA encoding:
- the LOC131629217 gene encoding glucose-6-phosphate 1-dehydrogenase, chloroplastic-like isoform X2; this encodes MATLYSTHCRSFPSSSSTSFPPSNRFPAATVSLKPHPHLVQHLSVHTQQHDATVTPVESNHSGKRLRPEVLPVISLKESEVEVDFEKDESEVTVSITVVGASGDLAKKKIFPALFALYYEGFLPKHFTVCGYARSKMTDAELRTMVSKTLTCRIDQRENCNEKMEQFLKRCFYHSGQYDSQENFAALDKKLKEHEGGRASNRLFYLSIPPNIFVDAVKCASLSASSGNGGWTRVIVEKPFGRDSESSAALTKSLKQYLTEDQIFRIDHYLGKELVENLSVLRFSNLIFEPLWSRQYIRNVQLIFSEDFGTEGRGGYFDNYGIIRDIMQNHLLQILALFAMETPVSLDAEDIRNEKVKVLRSMRPIKLEDVVLGQYKNHTRGGVAYPAYVDDKTVPKGSLTPTFAAAALFIDNARWDGVPFLMKAGKALHSKRAEIRVQFRRVPGNLYNRNFGADLDRATNELVIRVQPDEAIYLKINNKVPGLGMKLDRSHLNLHYAARYSKEIPDAYERLLLDAIEGERRLFIRSDELDAAWSLFTPVLNEIEDKKITPEYYPYGSRGPVCAHYLAARYNVRWGDLGLDVEQ
- the LOC131629217 gene encoding glucose-6-phosphate 1-dehydrogenase, chloroplastic-like isoform X1; translated protein: MATLYSTHCRSFPSSSSTSFPPSNRFPAATVSLKPHPHLVQHLSVHTQQHDGAATVTPVESNHSGKRLRPEVLPVISLKESEVEVDFEKDESEVTVSITVVGASGDLAKKKIFPALFALYYEGFLPKHFTVCGYARSKMTDAELRTMVSKTLTCRIDQRENCNEKMEQFLKRCFYHSGQYDSQENFAALDKKLKEHEGGRASNRLFYLSIPPNIFVDAVKCASLSASSGNGGWTRVIVEKPFGRDSESSAALTKSLKQYLTEDQIFRIDHYLGKELVENLSVLRFSNLIFEPLWSRQYIRNVQLIFSEDFGTEGRGGYFDNYGIIRDIMQNHLLQILALFAMETPVSLDAEDIRNEKVKVLRSMRPIKLEDVVLGQYKNHTRGGVAYPAYVDDKTVPKGSLTPTFAAAALFIDNARWDGVPFLMKAGKALHSKRAEIRVQFRRVPGNLYNRNFGADLDRATNELVIRVQPDEAIYLKINNKVPGLGMKLDRSHLNLHYAARYSKEIPDAYERLLLDAIEGERRLFIRSDELDAAWSLFTPVLNEIEDKKITPEYYPYGSRGPVCAHYLAARYNVRWGDLGLDVEQ